CTCGCCGAGCGCTGCCTCCTCGCCGAGCTGGCCGAGGCGCTTCCCGTGGTGATGAACGCCCTCGCCGACCGGGCCGCCCTGGACGCCGGCGTCGGTCATCTGGCCGAGGCGCTGCCCGCCCTGGCCCGCTCCCTGCGGTACGGGGACGTGCGGGCCACGGACACGGCCTCGCTCGGAGCGGTCGCCGTCGGGCTCGCCGAGCGGATCTGCGTCGGACTGCCGCCGGCCTGCACCGGCCTCGACGCGGACGGGGCGGCGGAGCTGCGCCGCCGTGTCGACGGAGTGCACACCGCCATCGGGCTGCTCGCCGGAGCCGTCCCGGCGGACGGTCTGCGCGAACGGTGGGCGGCCGTGCTGCGCAAGCTGGCAGCCAGGGACACCGTCGCGGGAGTCATCCGGGGCCGCGCCACCCGGCTCCTGCTCGACGAAGGACAGCTCACCCAGGACGAGGCGGCGCGGCTGATGGGCCTCGCGCTCTCGCCGGGCACCCCTCCGGCCGATGCCGCGGCCTGGATCGAGGGCTTCGTCGGAGGGGCCGGGGGCGGCGGCATGCTGCTCGTCCACGACGAGCGTCTGCTGAGCCTGATCGACACCTGGCTGACCGGCGTACGGGCCTCGGCGTTCACGGATGTGCTGCCCCTGCTGCGGCGCACCTTCTCCGCCTACGAACCGGGTGTACGGCGCACCCTGGGCGAGCTCGTCCGCCGCGGCCCGGCTCCCGGGGGACCGCAGCACGGGAGTGCGGAAGCCTCCCCGTCCGGCTTCGGACCGGGACTCGACGAGGCGCGGGCGGACGCGGTGGTGCCGGTGCTCCGGCTGCTGCTCGGCCTCGACCCCGGGCCCGCTCCACGCAACGACCACACCGAACAACCGCTGGGGGCGACGGCATGACCACGCGGACCGTGACGACGACGGAACCGGAGAACCCGGAGGAGAAGGAGGCGGCGACGGGGGCGTCCGCCCACGACGAACGGCTGCGGCGCTGGCGGATGGTGCTGGGCGGGGACAGCGCGGAGAGCACCGGCTGCACCCTCACCGGCCGTGACGTCGCGATGGACGGCGCCCTGGCCGCGCTGTACGGAGGCGGGGGCAAGCCCGGCGGCCGGGGAGGCTCGGAGCGTTCGGGGGGACTCGGCGCGTCCGCCCCGTCCGTCGCCCGCTGGCTCGGCGACATCCGCACGTACTTCCCCAGCTCCGTCGTCCAGGTCATGCAGCGTGACGCGATCGACCGGCTCGGGCTGTCCGCGCTGCTGCTGGAGCCGGAGATGCTGGAAGCCGTCGAGGCCGACGTCCACCTCGTCGGCACGCTGCTCTCCCTCAACAAGGCGATGCCGGAGACGACGAAGGAGACGGCAAGAGCCGTCGTGCGCAAGGTCGTCGACGACCTGGAGAAGCGGCTCTCCACCCGTACCAAGGCGACTCTGACCGGCGCCCTGGACCGCTCGGCGAAAATCAACCGGCCGCGTCACCGGGACATCGACTGGGACCGCACCATCCGGGCGAACCTCAAGAACTACCTGCCCGTCCCCGGAAAGGACGGAGCAGGCACGGTCATTCCCGAACGGCTCATCGGGTACGGGCGCGCGGCCCGCGCCGTGAAGAAGGACGTCATCCTCTGCATCGACCAGTCGGGTTCCATGGCCGCTTCCGTCGTCTACGCCTCGGTGTTCGGCGCGGTGCTCGCCTCCATGCGCACCCTGGCGACCCGCCTCGTCGTCTTCGACACCGCCGTCGTCGACCTCACCGACCAGCTCGACGACCCGGTCGACGTGCTCTTCGGTACCCAGCTCGGCGGTGGCACGGACATCAACCGGGCGCTGGCCTACTGCCAGTCGAAGATCACCCGGCCCGCCGACACCGTGGTCGTCCTCATCAGCGACCTCTACGAGGGCGGCATCCGCGACGAGATGCTCAAGCGCGTCGCCGCGATGAAGGCGTCCGGTGTGGAGTTCGTGACGCTGCTCGCGCTCTCCGACGAAGGAGCGCCCGCCTACGACCGTGAGCACGCCGCCGCACTCGGCGCCCTGGGTGCGCCTGCCTTCGCCTGCACCCCCGATCTCTTCCCCGACATCATGGCGGCGGCGATCGAGAAGCGCCCCCTGCCCATTCCGGACAAGGAGACCCATCAGTAACACGGGACTTGCGCGACCCCCTGAGGGTCGTGCAAGCATCGCCCCCGTCGCCTGCGGAGGACCGCATTCCGCGGCCCCGTGCCCCTTGGGAAGGCTCACCCCGACATGACCACTGCTGTTGCCCGTGCGGCTGACGGCCTGCGCCCTGTGCGCGGGACGGCCGGCCGGCGCGTGCTGCAGGTGGTGCTGTTCCTCGGGGCCCTGCTGGCACTCGGTCTGCTCTTCGGGGGCGAGGCGCACGCGACGCAACGGCTCACTCCGGAGCTCACCGACGCCGGGACGGCGATGACGTCGGAGGCGGAGGCGACAGCCGACCGGCTGGTGGACCACGCCGAGGAGTCCGTACCCCCGTCGGCCGAGCAGCCGGAGGAAGCCGCGGACCGGCAGGCGGCGACGCCTACCGCCGGGTCCGTAACTCCGTCGAACGCCGTGCCGGTTCGGGACGTACGCCGGGAGTGGGAGCGGGAACCGCAGCGGCTGCCGAGCGCAGTCGTCCGGACCGTGCGGGACGACGTTGCCCGGCCTGCGGAGGACGTGGTCACGCACTCCGCCCAGGACACCGTCCACGAGCTCACCCGTGTCCTCGGCTCCGTCGCGGGCGCCCTCCCGCCGCTGCCGCACCTGTTGCCGTCCGCACCGCCCGTGCCGTCGCTGCCGGGAGCCACGGACCCGCTGCCCACCGCCCCGGCGGACGGCGCCGCGGATTCCGTCCACCCCGGTGTCGCAGCACAGGACAGCGGCCTTCCCGCTGCGGACACCTCCGTGACGGGCCTCCGTGCCACCCCGCTCGGCGCGGTCGTGGCCGGCGACGGCACGGACCGGGCTGCCGCGCCGGAGTTCCGGCGGGCCGAGGGCCGTTCGCCCCTCGACCCCTGCGGAGGCTTCGGCCGTACGCCGGCGGCCGAGACCCACCAACCGCGCGGCGCCGATCAGCAGGCCGCACCGGTGGCGCACGGGCCCTCCTTCGGACTGACGAGCGGCGCCGGCCTCCCGGCGACCACCGCGCCGGTCCGCGACCGATCGGGCCAGATCCTCGCATTCCCCGGCTAGGGCAGGCCGTTCCCCGCCTCGACCTGCCGCGCGGGGGCGGAACAGGTCTGCCCGCCGTCCGGAACGTTCCGGACCGCCGATCGAATCCGAAGGATCTGACATCCACATGCACAAGAACATCCGCCGTTCCATAGCCGTCGCCGCCACCGCCACCGGAATGTGGGCGCTCGGTACCGCTGCGGCCGCCGCGGACGAACTCCCGGTTTCCGTACCGCTGTCCACCCCGGATCTCGGCGCCGAAGCAACCGACGCGGTGAACGGGGTCGACGGCATCGAGGCCGTCACGGACACCGTCCGGTCGACGACCACCGAGGTCGGGGAAGCCGTCGGGACCAGCACGGCGGCAGTGAAGAGCGCCGTGACCGACGAGGCCGCCCCGGTGGCCGGGAAGACCCGGCAGGCCGCCGGCGCGGTGACCGGCAAGGCCACGGGCACCGTCGAGCACGCCCGTGCCCGGACCGGCGTCCCGGCCGCGCAGGACCTCCTGACCGTCCCGAACGCCCTGGACGTCCAGGACGTGGACGCCGGCAAGGACCTCCCGGGCGCGCAGGGCCTTCCCGCCTGGGCCCTCCCGGTCTGGGCCCAGCCCTCGTACGACGTCCCCGCAGTCCCCGAGGCGGAGATCGACTACCTCTTCGGCCCCATCGAGCAGATCCCGGGCTACGCGCAGGAGGCGACCCCCGCCGTCCTGAGCGCCACCCAGGACGCCGCCCGGGGCACGACCCGCACGGCAGTGGCCCAGGCCGGACCGGCGGTCGGCCAGACCTCCGACGCCGTGCTGCCGCCCGTCGTCGGCCAGGCCGTCTCCGCGCTGCTGCCCGTCGTCGGTCAGGCGCTCGGCGACCTCGGCGGGCTCGTCGAGGGCGTCGTCGGCGAGGTCGGCCCGTTCGCCGACGGTGTCGTGGGCGAGACCGTCGCCCCCTTCGCGCAGGGCGTGGCCACCGAGGTCCAGCCGCTCGCGTACGGCGTCTCCGGTGCCGTCCAGCCCTTCGCCGAGGGTGTCGTCGCGGACGTCCAGCCGCTGGCGCAGGGCGTGACGCAGGGCGCCGTCGCCCCGTTCGCGCAGGGGGTCACCGCCCAGGTGCAGCCGCTGGCGCAGGGCGTGGGCGGCCAGACCCGGCCGTTCGCCGACGGGCTGGTGGGCACGGCGGGCGACAGCGCGCGTCCCGCGGTGGCGAACGCCGCGTACGGAGCAGCCGGTCTGACCTCGGTCGCTCCCGCCTTCGTGACCGGGGCGACGTCGTGACCGTGGCGACGTCGTGACCGGGCCGACTTCGTGACCGTGGCGACGGTCCCGTTCACCGCTCCGGAGTACCCGGCCGGCCGGATCTGACCCGCGGGCCGCACCCGTGGTCCGGTGCCGGCACAGGCGCCGGGCGGTTCCCCGTCCCCTCCGTTCACACGGTCGGGGGCAGGGAACCGCCCGGCGCCGCCGTCGTTCCGGCAGAGGCCGCCACCTGCCGTTCTGTCCACCACGACCCGGTATCCGGGGCGATCTGTGACAGTAATCACCGCCCAGGTGTGATCTGCGATTTAGGGTCCGGAGGAGCGCGGAGATAACCTGCGGGATGGACATGCCGCGTACCCGGACACCGTGTGCGCCTCCCTGGTGACAGCGCAGTCACGTTGCCCTTCGCGGCACTGCCCACGCAGAAGAACGAACCGCGAGACCACTAAAAGGGACGGACGCGCGTGGACCTGTTCGAGTACCAGGCGAGGGACCTCTTCGCCAAGCACGGTGTACCGGTGCTGGCCGGTGAAGTCATTGACACGCCTGAGGCAGCCCGCGAGGCGACCGAGCGGCTGGGCGGCAAGTCCGTCGTCAAGGCGCAGGTGAAGGTCGGTGGCCGAGGCAAGGCCGGCGGCGTCAAGCTGGCCGCCAACCCCGACGAGGCGGTCGCCCGTGCGACCGACATCCTCGGCATGGACATCAAGGGCCACACGGTCCACAAGGTGATGATCGCCGAGCTCTCCCCGGAGATCGAGGCGGAGTACTACGTCTCGTACCTCCTCGACCGCACCAACCGCACCTTCCTGGCCATGGCCTCGGTGCAGGGCGGCATGGACATCGAGGAGGTCGCGGAGAAGACCCCCGAGGCCCTCGCGAAGGTCCCGGTCAACGCCGTGGACGGCGTTGACATCGTCAAGGCCCGCGAGATCGTGGCCCAGGCGAAGTTCCCGGCCGACGTGGCCGAGGGTGTCGCCGAGGCCATGGTGACCCTGTGGGACACCTTCGTCGCGGAGGACGCCCTCCTCGTCGAGGTCAACCCGCTGGTGAAGACCAAGGACGGCCGGATCCTGGCCCTGGACGGAAAGGTCTCTCTCGACGAGAACGCCGACTTCCGCCAGCCCGGCCACGAGGCCCTCGAGGACAAGGCCGCAGCCAACCCGCTCGAGGCTGCCGCCAAGGCCAAGAACCTCAACTACGTCAAGCTCGACGGCGAGGTCGGCATCATCGGTAACGGTGCCGGTCTGGTCATGTCGACCCTGGACGTCGTCGCGTACGCCGGTGAGAACCACGGCAACGTGAAGCCCGCCAACTTCCTCGACATCGGTGGCGGCGCCTCCGCAGAGGTCATGGCGAACGGCCTGGAGATCATCCTCGGCGACCCGGACGTCAAGTCCGTCTTCGTCAACGTCTTCGGTGGCATCACCGCTTGTGACGAGGTCGCCAACGGCATCGTCCAGGCGCTGGCGCTGCTTGAGTCCAAGGGCGAGAAGGTCGAGAAGCCGCTGGTCGTGCGCCTCGACGGCAACAACGCGGAGCTGGGTCGCAAGATCCTTTCCGACGCCAACCACCCGCTCGTGCAGCGCGTGGACACCATGGACGGCGCGGCCGACAAGGCCGCCGAGCTCGCCGCGGCTGCGAAGTAAGGGACGAGGGACTCCAACACCATGGCTATCTTCCTCACCAAGGACAGCAAGGTCATCGTCCAGGGGATGACCGGCGCCACGGGCATGAAGCACACCAAGCTCATGCTGGCTGACGGCACCAACATCGTCGGTGGCGTGAACCCGCGCAAGGCCGGTACGTCCGTCGACTTCGACGGCACCGAGGTTCCGGTCTTCGGTTCCGTCAAGGAAGCGATGGAGAAGACGGGCGCCGACGTGTCCGTTCTCTTCGTGCCGCCGGCGTTCGCGAAGGCCGCCGTCGTCGAGGCGATCGACGCCGAGATCCCGCTGGCCGTCGTCATCACCGAGGGCATCGCCGTCCACGACTCGGCCGCCTTCTGGGCGTACGCCGGTTCGAAGGGCAACAAGACCCGGATCATCGGTCCGAACTGCCCCGGCCTGATCACCCCCGGCCAGTCCAACGCCGGCATCATCCCGGGCGACATCACGAAGCCCGGCCGCATCGGTCTCGTGTCCAAGTCCGGCACGCTGACCTACCAGATGATGTACGAGCTCCGTGACATCGGCTTCTCGTCCGCCGTCGGCATCGGTGGCGACCCGGTCATCGGTACGACGCACATCGACGCCCTCGCGGCGTTCGAGGCCGACCCCGAGACCGACCTCATCGTGATGATCGGCGAGATCGGTGGCGACGCCGAGGAGCGTGCCGCCGACTTCATCGCGAAGAACGTCACGAAGCCGGTCGTCGGTTACGTCGCGGGCTTCACCGCCCCCGAGGGCAAGACCATGGGCCACGCCGGCGCCATCGTCTCCGGCTCCTCCGGTACCGCCCAGGCGAAGAAGGAGGCCCTCGAGGCCGCCGGCGTGAAGGTCGGCAAGACGCCGACCGAGACCGCCAAGCTGGCGCGCGAGATCCTCGGCGCCTGATCGCGGCGACGCGGCGGCAGCCGCCGCGTCACCGCGTCACCGCACGGACGGCGCGGGCCCGCACCCTGATCGAAGGGTGCGGGCCCGCGCCGTTTTCGTGCGCGCTCCGTGGGGAACGCCGTCAGCGAATCTGCGGGACCAGCCGCTCCGGGCCGTGCGCGAGCTCGCCGCGGAGCGCCTTCTGGAGCTTCAGGTCCTGCGGGGTGAGCTTCTGAGGTCCGCCTCGCGGAGGCACTCCGCCGACCCGTTCGGCGGGGGCCAGCGGCTGCTCGTAGTGGGTGGGGGCGGTGTGCAGCGTGAGGGCCGTGACGCCCACGAGCAGCGCCGCGAAGGCGATGGCCGCCCGGGTCCAGAGCCTCGCCTTGCGCTCGCTCCCCGAGCGGACGATGCCGGCCGGGGACGGCGCGGGCACGTGTTCGGCGAGGGCGAGCGCACCGAGCCGGTCGTGCAGCAGCGCCGACTGCTC
The Streptomyces sp. NBC_00234 DNA segment above includes these coding regions:
- the sucC gene encoding ADP-forming succinate--CoA ligase subunit beta, with the protein product MDLFEYQARDLFAKHGVPVLAGEVIDTPEAAREATERLGGKSVVKAQVKVGGRGKAGGVKLAANPDEAVARATDILGMDIKGHTVHKVMIAELSPEIEAEYYVSYLLDRTNRTFLAMASVQGGMDIEEVAEKTPEALAKVPVNAVDGVDIVKAREIVAQAKFPADVAEGVAEAMVTLWDTFVAEDALLVEVNPLVKTKDGRILALDGKVSLDENADFRQPGHEALEDKAAANPLEAAAKAKNLNYVKLDGEVGIIGNGAGLVMSTLDVVAYAGENHGNVKPANFLDIGGGASAEVMANGLEIILGDPDVKSVFVNVFGGITACDEVANGIVQALALLESKGEKVEKPLVVRLDGNNAELGRKILSDANHPLVQRVDTMDGAADKAAELAAAAK
- a CDS encoding VWA domain-containing protein; this translates as MVLGGDSAESTGCTLTGRDVAMDGALAALYGGGGKPGGRGGSERSGGLGASAPSVARWLGDIRTYFPSSVVQVMQRDAIDRLGLSALLLEPEMLEAVEADVHLVGTLLSLNKAMPETTKETARAVVRKVVDDLEKRLSTRTKATLTGALDRSAKINRPRHRDIDWDRTIRANLKNYLPVPGKDGAGTVIPERLIGYGRAARAVKKDVILCIDQSGSMAASVVYASVFGAVLASMRTLATRLVVFDTAVVDLTDQLDDPVDVLFGTQLGGGTDINRALAYCQSKITRPADTVVVLISDLYEGGIRDEMLKRVAAMKASGVEFVTLLALSDEGAPAYDREHAAALGALGAPAFACTPDLFPDIMAAAIEKRPLPIPDKETHQ
- the sucD gene encoding succinate--CoA ligase subunit alpha → MAIFLTKDSKVIVQGMTGATGMKHTKLMLADGTNIVGGVNPRKAGTSVDFDGTEVPVFGSVKEAMEKTGADVSVLFVPPAFAKAAVVEAIDAEIPLAVVITEGIAVHDSAAFWAYAGSKGNKTRIIGPNCPGLITPGQSNAGIIPGDITKPGRIGLVSKSGTLTYQMMYELRDIGFSSAVGIGGDPVIGTTHIDALAAFEADPETDLIVMIGEIGGDAEERAADFIAKNVTKPVVGYVAGFTAPEGKTMGHAGAIVSGSSGTAQAKKEALEAAGVKVGKTPTETAKLAREILGA